A stretch of the Anaeromyxobacter sp. genome encodes the following:
- a CDS encoding undecaprenyl-diphosphatase, translating to MSLLAAVLFGLVQAATEFLPVSSTAHLLVFGELVGGHSLQDPTFRAFVDVIQVGTALSVVVYFRADLWRILSGSLRALAAGRPLGTPEARLGWLIVMGTVPAALLGKLLEHRIEALGNWVIAGSLVFLGLVLLLAERLARHERPIEAVGPREAALIGLAQAWALIPGSSRSGCTLTMGMLLGFTREAAARFSFLLSVPIILAAGGYKLWKVLPTLRAAPDWQAATALATLVSFVAGYLVIGWLLGWLRTRSTYLFVAWRVVAGVVVAALITTGVLPP from the coding sequence ATGTCGCTCCTCGCCGCGGTCCTGTTCGGCCTGGTCCAGGCCGCCACCGAGTTCCTGCCGGTCTCCTCGACCGCCCACCTGCTGGTCTTCGGGGAGCTCGTGGGCGGCCACTCGCTGCAGGACCCCACCTTCCGCGCCTTCGTGGACGTCATCCAGGTCGGCACGGCGCTCTCGGTGGTGGTCTACTTCCGCGCCGACCTGTGGCGCATCCTCTCGGGCTCGCTGCGGGCGCTGGCCGCCGGCCGCCCGCTCGGGACCCCCGAGGCCCGGCTCGGCTGGCTCATCGTCATGGGCACGGTGCCGGCCGCCCTCCTCGGCAAGCTGCTGGAGCACCGCATCGAGGCCCTGGGCAACTGGGTCATCGCCGGCTCGCTGGTCTTCCTGGGCCTGGTGCTGCTCCTGGCCGAGCGGCTGGCCCGCCACGAGCGGCCCATCGAGGCGGTGGGCCCGCGCGAGGCCGCCCTGATCGGCCTGGCCCAGGCCTGGGCGCTCATCCCCGGCTCGTCGCGCTCCGGCTGCACCCTCACCATGGGCATGCTGCTGGGCTTCACCCGCGAGGCGGCGGCCCGCTTCTCCTTCCTGCTCTCGGTCCCCATCATCCTGGCGGCCGGCGGCTACAAGCTCTGGAAGGTGCTGCCCACCCTGCGCGCCGCCCCCGACTGGCAGGCCGCCACCGCGCTGGCCACCCTGGTCTCGTTCGTGGCCGGCTACCTGGTCATCGGCTGGCTGCTGGGCTGGCTGCGCACCCGCTCCACCTACCTGTTCGTGGCCTGGCGCGTGGTGGCCGGCGTGGTGGTGGCCGCGCTCATCACCACGGGCGTGCTCCCCCCGTAG
- a CDS encoding CoA pyrophosphatase: MSLEALARALAAHVPAPAPLERIAPEHLPAGGFGEAAVLVPLHPGPAGPCVLLTVRRGDLRRHAGQVSFPGGRVDPGEGSRAAALREAQEEIGLDPARVEVLGRLSETVVLQSAFRLTPWVGSVPYPYPYAAAPREVEAIWHVPLAALLAPGVHRTERRLFYGMEVDVHAYDVEGRTIWGATARVLSELLGIWRQL; this comes from the coding sequence ATGTCGCTCGAGGCGCTGGCCCGGGCGCTGGCCGCCCACGTCCCGGCGCCGGCGCCGCTCGAGCGCATCGCCCCCGAGCACCTGCCGGCCGGCGGGTTCGGCGAGGCGGCGGTGCTGGTGCCGCTGCACCCGGGGCCGGCCGGCCCGTGCGTGCTCCTGACGGTGCGGCGCGGCGACCTGAGGCGCCACGCCGGGCAGGTGAGCTTCCCGGGCGGCCGGGTGGACCCCGGCGAGGGCTCCCGGGCCGCGGCGCTGCGGGAGGCCCAGGAGGAGATCGGCCTCGACCCGGCCAGGGTGGAGGTGCTGGGCCGGCTCTCCGAGACGGTGGTGCTGCAGTCGGCCTTCCGCTTGACGCCATGGGTCGGGTCCGTGCCATACCCCTACCCGTACGCGGCGGCGCCGCGGGAGGTGGAGGCCATCTGGCACGTACCCCTCGCGGCCCTGCTGGCGCCGGGGGTCCACCGCACCGAGCGCCGCCTCTTCTACGGCATGGAAGTCGACGTCCACGCCTATGACGTCGAGGGCCGGACGATCTGGGGCGCCACCGCCCGGGTCCTCTCCGAGCTGCTCGGGATCTGGAGGCAGCTGTGA
- a CDS encoding mannose-1-phosphate guanylyltransferase produces the protein MKVFPVIMAGGSGTRFWPLSRRSRPKQFLALAGDEPLLAATVRRLPPLASAADTYVVCGPAHAAAARRLVKELPAANFIVEPCARNTAPCVGLAALHVAARDPKGVVVMLPADHHIGKPAAFREALAAAARLAEAGHIATIGIRPHAPETGYGYLKVGARLAARGLARGKAPGAKGKKGAPGGAHRVERFVEKPDVVTAARYLADGHYLWNSGIFAFRADVILDEIRRAMPVLGEQLGVIQAALGTPSYKKVLGRVFPDCPSISIDYGVMEKSQRIVVVPADFGWSDVGSFAALPEVRERDHLGNVAEGDALVIDGRNNVVLAGGGRPVAVIGLDDVVVVDAGDAILVCRKDRSQDVRKAVDELARRGRDEVL, from the coding sequence GTGAAGGTCTTCCCGGTGATCATGGCGGGTGGTTCGGGCACGCGGTTCTGGCCGCTGTCGCGGCGCAGCCGCCCCAAGCAGTTCCTGGCGCTGGCCGGCGACGAGCCGCTGCTGGCCGCCACGGTGCGGCGCCTGCCGCCCCTGGCCAGCGCCGCCGACACCTACGTGGTGTGCGGCCCGGCCCACGCCGCGGCGGCCCGCCGGCTGGTGAAGGAGCTGCCGGCCGCCAACTTCATCGTGGAGCCCTGCGCCCGCAACACCGCCCCCTGCGTCGGGCTGGCCGCGCTGCACGTGGCGGCCCGCGACCCGAAGGGCGTGGTGGTGATGCTGCCGGCCGACCACCACATCGGCAAGCCAGCGGCCTTCCGCGAGGCGCTGGCCGCGGCCGCCCGCCTGGCCGAGGCCGGCCACATCGCCACCATCGGCATCCGCCCGCACGCCCCCGAGACCGGCTACGGCTACCTGAAGGTGGGCGCCCGCCTGGCCGCGCGCGGCCTGGCCAGGGGCAAGGCGCCCGGGGCCAAGGGGAAGAAGGGCGCGCCGGGCGGCGCCCACCGCGTCGAGCGCTTCGTCGAGAAGCCGGACGTGGTCACCGCGGCCCGCTACCTGGCCGACGGCCACTACCTGTGGAACTCGGGCATCTTCGCCTTCCGCGCCGACGTCATCCTCGACGAGATCCGGCGCGCCATGCCGGTGCTGGGCGAGCAGCTGGGGGTCATCCAGGCCGCGCTGGGCACCCCCTCCTACAAGAAGGTCCTGGGGCGGGTCTTCCCCGACTGCCCCTCCATCTCCATCGACTACGGGGTCATGGAGAAGAGCCAGCGCATCGTGGTGGTGCCGGCCGACTTCGGCTGGAGCGACGTGGGCAGCTTCGCCGCGCTGCCCGAGGTGCGGGAGCGGGACCACCTCGGCAACGTGGCCGAGGGCGACGCCCTGGTCATCGACGGCCGCAACAACGTGGTGCTGGCCGGGGGCGGCCGCCCGGTGGCGGTCATCGGCCTGGACGACGTGGTGGTGGTGGACGCCGGCGACGCCATCCTGGTGTGCCGCAAGGACCGCTCGCAGGACGTGCGCAAGGCGGTCGACGAGCTGGCGCGGCGCGGCCGCGACGAGGTGCTCTAG
- a CDS encoding phosphomannomutase/phosphoglucomutase, whose translation MAAVNPVVFREYDIRGVAGTDLTEETVGLVARALGTQVRAAGGRRVVVGRDVRLSGPAFHRAAVAGLLATGCDVVDLGVVPTPLTYFAAQTLDVHGLCMITGSHNPPEYNGMKIGVGKTTLYGEAIQEILRLVLKGEFASGAGTLTTHDIVTPYQDYVAENLRLGARRLKVVVDAGNGTGGVAVPIFERLGLEVVPLFLEPDGRFPNHHPDPTVEQNLAQLKQKVLETRADLGIAYDGDSDRVGAVDERGQVLWGDQLMILFSRAILKERPGAAIVGEVKCSFTLYDDIRARGGRPIMWKAGHSLIKAKMKEEHAELAGEMSGHIFFGHRWLGFDDGIYASGRLLELLSHTAAPLSSLLADVPKTFSTPELRVDCPEALKFELVKRAQAFFSARYQAITVDGVRVVFPDGWGLVRASNTQPILVLRFEATTQARLAEIRALVEAEVTRLLAELGA comes from the coding sequence ATGGCGGCCGTCAACCCGGTGGTCTTCCGCGAGTACGACATCCGCGGCGTGGCGGGCACCGACCTCACCGAGGAGACGGTGGGGCTGGTGGCGCGGGCCCTGGGCACCCAGGTGCGGGCCGCCGGCGGCCGCCGGGTGGTGGTGGGGCGCGACGTGCGCCTCTCCGGCCCGGCCTTCCACCGGGCCGCGGTGGCGGGGCTGCTGGCCACCGGCTGCGACGTGGTGGACCTGGGCGTGGTGCCCACCCCGCTCACCTACTTCGCGGCGCAGACGCTCGACGTGCACGGGCTCTGCATGATCACCGGGTCGCACAACCCGCCCGAGTACAACGGGATGAAGATCGGGGTGGGCAAGACCACCCTCTACGGCGAGGCCATCCAGGAGATCCTGCGGCTGGTGCTGAAGGGCGAGTTCGCCAGCGGCGCCGGGACCTTGACCACCCACGACATCGTCACGCCCTACCAGGACTACGTGGCGGAGAACCTGCGGCTGGGGGCCCGCCGGCTCAAGGTGGTGGTGGACGCCGGCAACGGCACCGGCGGCGTGGCGGTGCCCATCTTCGAGCGGCTGGGCCTGGAGGTGGTGCCGCTGTTCCTGGAGCCGGACGGCCGCTTCCCCAACCACCACCCGGATCCCACGGTGGAGCAGAACCTGGCGCAGCTGAAGCAGAAGGTGCTGGAGACCCGGGCCGACCTGGGCATCGCCTACGACGGCGACTCGGACCGGGTGGGGGCGGTGGACGAGCGGGGGCAGGTGCTGTGGGGCGACCAGCTCATGATCCTCTTCTCCCGCGCCATCCTGAAGGAGCGCCCGGGGGCGGCCATCGTGGGCGAGGTGAAGTGCTCCTTCACGCTCTACGACGACATCCGGGCTCGCGGCGGCCGGCCCATCATGTGGAAGGCCGGCCACTCGCTCATCAAGGCCAAGATGAAGGAGGAGCACGCCGAGCTGGCCGGCGAGATGAGCGGCCACATCTTCTTCGGCCACCGCTGGCTGGGCTTCGACGACGGCATCTACGCCTCGGGGCGGCTGCTGGAGCTGCTCTCCCACACCGCGGCGCCCCTCTCGAGCCTGCTGGCCGACGTGCCGAAGACCTTCTCCACCCCGGAGCTGCGGGTGGACTGCCCGGAGGCGCTCAAGTTCGAGCTGGTGAAGCGGGCCCAGGCCTTCTTCTCGGCCCGCTACCAGGCCATCACGGTGGACGGGGTGCGGGTGGTCTTCCCCGACGGCTGGGGGCTGGTGCGCGCCTCCAACACGCAGCCCATCCTGGTGCTGCGCTTCGAGGCCACCACCCAGGCCCGCCTCGCCGAGATCCGGGCGCTGGTGGAGGCCGAGGTGACCCGCCTCCTGGCCGAGCTGGGCGCCTGA